caaaggtacccttgaacataccttgatctagaagACCACCTTGACCGAATCtcccttcttccccttcctctaatttcggcaatagcaaaagaaagaaaacatgaacactttttttttcttcttctcaagtcatggcaattgtaacaaaatgagaaaggatgaacaacaaaatttttctcctttcttttcctcaactcacggcaacaagggggcatccacactctttttttttttgttcatcatttcgctttttctccatttctttattctttctaacatgatccattaactagacatgtttgaaacatgttcctttgcccatgctctttattttattatttctaacatccaccattagcaaaacatgttcaaggcatgttttcttttgcccatcttcattaccatggcggccacttcctatagttggctaaattgacatgcaaatcctcatgtctttacttcatgcattatttggccacttaaaattcacctatcacattttcaagtcctaacacatgggtcctttcttatgaattagcacctaattactaaaatcaaggcacgaaatatttacgcatacaaattccacatacaataagcacagaatataacacctaattattcttgtgactcggttttgtggtcccgaaaccactctccgactagggtcacattaggggtgtcacagttaaagctacatgagaagaactatccgacacacgacttagaattggcagctattgtgtttgcattgaacaTATGGCGTGACTATTTGTTCAgtaagaaatgtcatgtttattctgatcacaaatgcctaaaatacttgatgactcagaaagatctaaactTGAGACAAtgtcgatggttagaattgctaaaagactataagcttgttattgactatcacttgggaaaggctaatgttgttgctgatactTTAAGCTAAAAATCACTGTTTACTTTGCGTGTAATGAATGCGCATATAGCTCTATCTGATGACGGTTTGATaagagctgaattgaaagcaagaccgttatttgttcaacaaatttttgatgcttagaaggttgataatgagttgataacaaaacaagctcaatgtgattcaaaagTTGATTCGGAGTTTCGAGTTGTTACTGATGACTGTTTAAGATTTAGAAACTGAAAATGTGTCCTGAGGATTtcaaagttgattcagatgattttgaatgaagcttatAGCAGTCGATTGTCTGTGCACCCGGGTAGTATGAAGATGTATAATAATCTAAAATAGCTTtcttggtggcatggtatgaaaggagatatttctgactttgtttcaaaatgcttaatctgtcaacaagtaaaagtcgaGCATAAGATACCTTctagattgcttcagccgatcatgatacctgagtggaaataggacagAGTTACTATTGATTTTGAATCTAGTTTACAGTTgacaccaagcaagaaagatgcaatctgggttattgtggatagattgactaaatcggctcattttgttttGATACATACaaactactcgcttgataaattggctgaattatatgtttcttagattgtgagattacatggtgtgcctatttctattgttttagatagagattcgaggtttacatcgtagttttggaagaaactgcaacatgcactaggtacgaaattacattttagcactgctttccatccacaaacagatggtcagtctgagcaaatcattcagatacttgaagatatgttgagatgttgcattctcgagtttgaaggtacatgggaacgatacctacctctaattgaatttgcatataataataactttcagtcgagtattaaaatggcaccttatgaggctttgtacggtcgtaaatgtcctacaccattgtattggactgagctcagtgaaaataagatacacggagtcgatttgatcagatagactgaacagaaagtgaaagtgatccgagaaagtctgaaggcagcatcagatcgccAGAGatcatatgcggacttgaaacgaaaagatatagagtttcagatcagagataaagtctttttgaaagtcttaccgtggaagaagatactcagatttggtcgcaaaggcaaagTGAGTCCGaagtttattgggccgtatgaggtaaTGGAACGCATCGAGCCAGTTGCTTacagactgttgttgccacctgagttagaaaagatccacaatgtattccatgtttcgattcttcgtagatatcgatctgatccttcacatgtgtttagtccgtctgagattgagattaagcccgatatgatgtaggaggaagaaccgattcgtattctagctcataagattaaagagttgcgaaataaaaagattctattagttaaagtactgtggcataaacatagAGTCGAAGAAGTAAtgtgggagccagaggatgcaatgagagaacgctatccgaacctattcaccggtaagattttctgggacgaaaatccctaagggggagagttagaatagtctgatttagaccctaatcagaatggtggtttcaggaccacgaattcaagtcagaaaaatattttaaaattattttttgtgtttattttatgtgaatttatatctgtgaaaattttgtgacttaattttgtcgtttagttatctgattaaataaaaggactaaatttgtgtaaattaaaaatttggtaGTTTAATGTATAAATGGCCAAAATGCTATTGGCTTTTTAAAAGGAAGGCTTTATGAGGTAATTAGGCCATTATTAAAATGGGTGGACGGCAATGGACATTTATAAGTGAAAGTATAATGtttttaactaaggttaaaaaggtaaaataaatattaagttattatatatcttataacataaaaataaataaagccaTGTTCTTATATTATCATCCACCGAAAGCAtaaataaaggaaagaaataaGAGAAAGCTAGGTACGGCACTTACTCAAGCTTAATCAAGGTTcatttttgttcagtttttgataatttctacgtttttgagatcgttgcttcgagtactacaaaaccgatgcttgaattttttattttggtgaatattttaagttatacCATTgctgaaagcttgtgatttttgttgtttgatgatgaaatatgaaagatatgttttaaattaacatgttttgtattggagtttttaatgattttgagtaattaggactaaattgcaaaaataataatttaagggactaaaatgtgaaataaatgaaatatatggatttttatgagtatgggtaaaatttggcccaacatgaatatattgaaattttgtatattttttgttttgtgcaatagggactaaattgtaaaaagtgtaaatgtcaggggtaaaatggtaagcttctcatttatgtgtttttggattaaattgaatgaaaatatgtttgaatgagcttaatttggatatgtttagatcaagaaccaaagaaatcagatttggatcgagggaaaacaaaagttgtcgactagctactCTATTCCGTTTTGTATCGTCcggggtaagtttataagcaaatatacGTGCTAAATTATagttaaatatttaatatgtttgctggtatgaaatgtatgaatttatacatgCTATGGCCGAATGTGAGTAAGCTTGGCCATTACATTTCCAAAtttgtttcgaccgagttacgacgtccgaaagccccgtatgagccttaggaatagttaggatacctatgtcatgacataggattccgatatatgtgtacgagtaagaccctggcatcgatatgtgactccgatatgtgtacgagtaagaccctatttgggacagtggtatcgatatgtgattacatgtgagACTaggtctgggacattggcattgtacgataaaTGTGTAATTTttcgagtgtcctacccaattccgaatggttcatcgggaaaaGGTAAATCGTGTACGGATGtgtaaaatgaatgaaaatgaccAGGTATGAATCTAGCTTATGACTTAATTGAAACAAGGTAAGTAAGTTTCTTGATATTTATTTGTTGTAATTCTTGTAAGATGCAAATGAAGAAAATATGTGTAAGTGATATGTGTATTTGGCcttgtgaatgtgtaacttgtatGTTATGAATAATCCTTAAATATGTGTATAAATGATGTGGTATAGTTTGGTTACATAactaatatgtgtatatgaaattatattgtGACACGTGAGCTTATGAAACTGTGAGTATGTGAACTAGGTTGTAATGTTTATTTGGCTTCATAGTTAAATGATAATATGTAAATTTGGTTATAAAAGCAATCGGCCAAGGGACATATATTAatgtatacatatttatatataatataaacttaCTATGTTTGGATCTAAAtgtattaagttaatataatttGGTTTTGTTAATTGAGTTGTTAATAACATTGGGACGTACATTTTGTTATGACTTATTAAGCTATAaaaagcttactctatgtatatatgtgtttttgttttatagattttggattcaagatACAagttcggggatcgtcagcaaagttcatcacactatctacagcttcggtatttaaataattaaactcgaattatggcatgtataggctggaatgtgttTTGAAAAGTAGAACTTAGGTTTGTAtaatctaagccatgcgaaaatggctaatcttTTATATTGAATTCGGTTATGCTTGGGTTGTGGCTTGAGTTTGTTTTGGCTATAATATTAAGTGCTATGAAGGAATGATGTTTATGATAGATGTTTTATGTTTTGAAAATGGTTAAGGATATGGAAGAATAAATGGTCGATTCTGCTAAGATATACTTAGTGTAAGTTATATTCGAATGTACTGGTGGTATTTGGATAATGAATTATTTATGATTTTGCATTACAAGTTGTTGGCTAAGTTCGAACATAATAATAGTTTGTTAAAATATGGATATTACATGGCATGTAATATTCAAGTattgattattatttatttatggtCAATGTCTTATTTTTTTTATGCATAAATTGAATTATGAGTTGGTTAGGAAATTGTGTGATAATGTATTATAAATTCGTTCGTAAGATAAAAATATGTAAGTTGATGGTGACTAATTTGTGATTCGGCAAATGTTTATATAAATGTTAATGCATGTGATGAATGGTATTAGTAGTTAAGTCACTTGAAGGTATATGTGTAATAGATAGATAATATTTAAGATTAATTGCATTTTTAGGTAAAGTTTAGATGACCAAGTGAGAGGTAAATAGATTAGTGGTAATCGAAATTTTGGCAtgtaaaatgtatatattttgaatttttacttGTGAGTTAAGTGTTTAACCAAAATAATGATTGAGTATAATTTTAGTTCGTGAGTCAAGTTTAGTGAATTTATTATTGACGGTTATAATTCTTGTCTAAATGGTTAAAATgtgtataatatttatttatttactgaaACATATTTGATTAATTGTGAGAATATGGTAACCGTGTATGCTGACTATTAAAATGTCATGAGTTAAattctatttgatttaatttgtacATATTTTGTAATATGTCCTAAAATGTTTGATGTCTGCTAGATATCCAAATTTTGATTcatatttgtatattatgaaattataaaatttccattaatatttaattggacattcttatatatatttaaatatgaaatgtgtgaatatTCTTAGTTGTgcttttgtctggtaatgccttcggaccctaatctggtgacggatacaggttaaaGGTATTACAGTTGAATTACAACATTATGTCAAATTGACGAATATGGTTCATATGGCCATAAAAATTGAACAGCAACTTAAGAAGAAATGAGTGTTTCGAATGGCATCCAACACTGGTTCTGCTTCAAAATGGGGCCAAACATCTTTTAAAAAGGATGTAACCATGCCTGCAAAAGACAAATCCAGACCACCCAACTTCCAAAATCCAAGTGACGTTGCATAGAAAAGAAAGGCAGGAATGCAGCAAAATCGTCTGTGAGATGTCAAgtgtgtaacaactcgattttagggttaatcggaatagtagtttcgagaccacaaatctgatatcaaaaaaattatttcattattattttaatattgacgagttaattgtgatttaaaaaaaaaggttcttgatattgtgattttttttttgctttataagctatttattaagttcaagtggttttagaaaatgaggtatcgggacattgtttctataaaccgagtcgtaaatatttttataaatatttacggagtggcaataagatggtattaaagtttcgttgaaaaattttttaccgtttgagtggttaattcggtaaaaaggactaaatcgcgtaaaataaaaaagttgcatgctattagtAAAAGGGAGTTATTTGTCCTTGGCTTTTAAagtgagggtccttaaatggtaattaacccATTAAAGAGTTAGTGAATGGCAATGGTTTGGCAATATTGAAATTTTGGATTGGCTTTAAAGTTAAAtaagtaaatagttaataaatgttaaataataaagaaataaaataatacatgcattttatttcatttgtttcttCAACCGAATATGAGAAGAAAggaaagccattgaagcttttTTAAGTTCGGCACTTGCATGCCTTGGTggaggtatgttttgtgtttggtttttaataatttctatatttttgagattgttacttCATGATTTAGTTAGTCCGTGCCTCTGATTTCAAAATTGTTAGAGTATTTGGATGATGtcattgttgaatatttgagtatcttgatgtttaatgatagaaaataaatctttgatggtagattattgagttttgttaagtgaattttgacaaaaatgtcaattttggactaaattgtgaaatataataaattgtgtggtaaaagtgtgaataaattaaaaatatgggctgatataagCATGTATGAAATTCGGATAGCTTGGGCTATGATGAAATTGACTAAATCTGCATTTTTcaagcttagggactaatttttaaaaaggtcaaaagtgtaagggtaaaatagtaattttatcaaagtatgaaattgagttaaaatgaatagaatatgaattgaaatagctaaatttgattgattagatcaagttaagcctcgtacgagtctatattAAGGGAAAAACGGAGTTTCGaactagtcgatccatttcaacgttttgacgatcgaggtaagttcatatgtattaagaattgttaaatttatgcctTTAATGctggatattgtataaattgtctaTACGTGATTATTGTTATGATTAACGTCTTATCAActaaaatggcacttagtgtgcggttcaaaatagcttcggctaaaagTGACACTTGGTGtgcaatttgagatagcttcggctatatttatataaatggaacttagtgtgcaaagtatcgaggatgacacttagtgtgcgaaacatcCAAAATAGCACTTAGCGTGCGAGGTATCAAGTATGGTACATAGTGTGCAAGACATCGAAGATGCAATGgcattatgtatatgtatgaaatggtaaggatcggtacaggtatgcacagaaactcaacttaatatggaatccatgaatggtaagtccatgagcattgtgaaatgatgttatgttaatttggtgaataatgatatatgtttataaatgtatggatttttaattgaaagaaaggaaggtgtggtaaatttagttattatcattttcttactaaaatagttttggacagcagtagcaATCCTACTTtcaaaatacatcaaaaatattataaagtgATTTAgagattaaataaaatatggaattgaaccttattgagtatagtttcttataaaagaaacagtgtaagcaaaataattttatattatgagatatttgaatttgtgtgagacagagtcgaaCGATTTCAAAATCCCCTActttgatttgataaaatcattaaaaattgtaaaaaaatatttatggattataatttatattactataatttttaatgagtgtattttcaatataaatagacgagaacattatccaagtctcgtactatgagataattaatttttagtgaagaaaggtcaaagctgtcagGCAGCAAAACAGGGGTGATtttaagaataaactgtacttattggctaaaccaaaacttctaaaaattttatggtaagaagatatgtgagtctagtttcaaggaaaattactgaaacttaatttggagttccgtagctccagatataaataaattagtgactttgacttgagaaaacagcttgacctaaacataagtaaaaatgtaaatatagtagttttaccttgagaagcaagttaataaattgcttattattttcatatgaacttactaagctttatagcttactccccttccttttcatctcttataggtttatttagctagctcgggttggagatcgccaaagattcaatcatactatcaagctaccattttgggtataagtattcaaatacttaagtctatggcatgtataggggctttatcttttgtaattatgtcattactaatgtggccaaatgtgttggcctataatggttatagttcaatttgtgtatagccatgaatgGTGGCTTATGTTGATTGTACAATTATGCATGTGCCTATATCATGGAGATGAGGCTTGTGATCGTGTGTATGTAATGAGTTATCTTGTTGGTGGTGAATGCTTGAGAGTTTAATTGAGATGAGATGATATGTTGATAACTAAGGCTTAAATGTATGATATGGGAGTAATCTTATAAACTTTGATGCATGAGAATTAGTAAATTTGAGCTTGACTAAGCATGATGTTTTAAGTATGTAAAATCTGATATGAGGTTACCATGATCTTGTATTGTTTGTGCATGATTGAATGTTCAAATGTTCCATGTTAATGGTCAATAAAAGTAAGCATGTGAGTTTGTTATTGAGgatggcaattggcttggaaaatagcctaaaaattatccacacgggtagacacacgggcgagtgtctaggtcatgtgtgacacacggcctgccctCATGAGCAtgtagtctggccgtgtgtcccctgcatcatgtactttagtttcgaattggccacacgggctatAACACAgctatgtgtctcagctgtgtgagggacacggcctggaggcacgggcatgtgccttggccatgtgcccttatttttgtgatgacgtcataaatagagagttacacaggctgaggacacgggcatgtcctgatacacacgggcgtgtgactgtgtttcatgatgaaattttctaagttttccaaaagttTCCAATAGTCCCGAGCCAccttcgatgtatgttttgggcctcgtaggcccctATAAGGGATGTtattatgtatgtgtatgaaaagttttaatttggatgaaattttatgtcctggttttgtatgaatgttttgatgtaagttcggtaatgcctcgaaccttgtTCTGACattagatacgggtaaggggtgttacaaagtgctTCAAGTGTCTGGGTCGAGGGCATATTGCTAGTCGTTGTCCCAATCGAAGTATGATGGTCCTTAAAGACAATGGAGAAATTGAGACTAaagatgaatctgatgatgagtCTTTACCGCCACTAGATGAtgcaaatgaaattaaatttttctgAGTTTTGTGTGAGAATTCTATCTCTTTATTCTTGGTCTAACTTACTTGGACTTATCAAGGTTCTCCTTGTGACatcaaacccttttttttttttaacttatcacttccatcctttctttctttgttcTGAAGTGTGACGTTCTAACATACTGTTGGTTCCTATTTTGCTAAATAGCGGGTCACAGTTTACTTCTTCTTCAAAGACTTGTTTGTTATTTCACTATATAGAAATTGGGTCACGATCATTTATATTGTTGGTACTCACAAGTTCATTTTGAATTTCAACTTGAAACGATACTGAAATTAGACGATCGGGAAATTCAGCGTCTTGTAATTGAATTCACGAATACGAGCATGCATCAAGGAGTATAAAAGAAGtaaagatctaattctaataactattagaatttaaagtacatcaaaactttatcttgatcatgatgaacattcacttaataatatatttataacacTTATaagtttttgatatttttacaatttttttatcttttgtaattataaattttaatttttaaaatatttttgaatatcATGTAATGTtaaacatttttttaatttttaattttttcattctttatcaatatttaacttttaaataatttttaaaatgaaatcaTCGATGTGGATGCTAGGGAAAGGATTAtatgaaacagtgacgccacGTCATTTGTATCCCTtttcaatagttttatgccaGATTAAtattcttatcctgaattttagGAGTTTATCCTAAATTTCagtattttaatttggatttgatttttttcaggATAAAATCCTGAAATTCAGGATAATAATACTGATGTtgcataaaactattggaaagggatacagatgacgtggcgtcactgtttcatacaatcttTTCTCGTGGATGCTAACGCATCATCTTAACAGTCAATGTaggtcaaaaaaattatttaaccAGTTTTCTCAATCAAAAAGCTCAATTGGATGACTTACTAATTTTTTCAGAATACTTTGAGGGCTTTGTATAGCATTAACCCTTgattgaataaataataatgcatTCAAGGTAAATCTAATGcttgaaaatgatttttatttttaatttccggGAATCACTGACACCTCAAAGCAAGCAGCTGTAAAGGAAATCAGACTCTTTATTATCAGCTATAATTCTGCATTATACACTTATGCCATGCCAGCATTATCTGGTCAAGGTCTCTATAAACAGGACTGCAGTTCCACATAACATGAACTGCTGTTTTATCTATCCTTATTCTAATTATTACATTACTAATTACTATTGATTATTCTAATCAtcttttcaaatgaaatcaatggTTATTAAAATCTAGGAACATATGATATTATCCACTTGGTAACTCTTTAGTTGGAAGACTGTAGCTGCCGTTTGGGCTACATACTTGGAATCTCAGCAAGGAGCATTTCATGTGGTCATTGGAACTCGTGGCATTGTCATACCTCGCTTCAACTTATGATCCAAAAACCAACTCTTTCAAAGATCTTAATGGTGAGTTATATCCGTACACAGCAGCATCTCTCCATAGAGCCATTCCTGTTGATGAGGGGAAATTAGTTAGATACCAAAAGATTGAATGCATGGTTTGCCTTCTCCGTCTCTGTCTCTTGTAGAGAAGAGGGAGCGCATAGGATAGTTTAATACGTGTTAGATGGAGCAGAGAGACAACCTATCCATGCAATTAACCCGACCGTTGCTGCCAAGAAGAATTCCCGGCTGATAGTTTCCAATCTGGAATGATAAAACAATTTAGACATTAGTTGCTAAAAATTGTGTATGTACCTAACAAGTCATATGCCTACTTACAAGTACATGCATACAATGTTCCCGTAACCATAAAACAATGTAGCCCAAAGCGAACCAGTGAACCTGCAATGTCAGTTTAAGCAAAGTGTAATGAGCATAGACAATTAGTGTTATGAAAAATTAGCACAAAGTTGACCCCAAAAAGGGATAACCATACAAAATAACATAACTGTTCACTTTGAAGTTACTTAGAATACAATCTGGTTAGccttttaaatcaatatattgtGGTTTCCCTATCATGTGCATATGGTGGGAAtcattttatacaaataatttcaTAAGTAAAATTGAAAGGGCATTACCACATAAGATCACGAATAAATAGTGCACGTGGAATCAAAAGCCCATTGCCAAGCATAGCAAGCAACATTGAGATAGCTGACAAACCTTTAATATTATCAGGATTCAAGAAATTTGTCCACTGAAAATGAATCACAAAGCTCAGTCAGATATGTCTCCAAATTAGTTTTTCTTGATATCTTCAGTCTTAGATGAAGACGTTCAAACAAGCGTTACCATTTGTGAAACCGGCATCCACATAAAAAGAAGTGTTGCTGTCCATCCAGAAATTGCTCCTATGAATTTGGGGCCTTTCTCTGAAAGTTTGCCGGAATGTGACTGCAAATTTGGCAAAGGCAAGCTCAAAAGGGTGCAACTATACTGCCAGTTCTCTATATATGTTTGTTAAAAAGGAAGGCAAGAAGTTCAAAATCAAGAGGATATTAAaatacatgaaaagaactatgaGTCAAATTGCTCACCAAtcatgcatgttataaaaaagtTCATTCAAATCGCTAAAGTCAGACAATATAACAATATAATAGAGCAGATTTTATAGATCTTACCAGAGTTATAGATGCTACAGCCACAACAAATGCTATTGACCCTGGCAAGATGCTGTTGGGAATGTTTGGGACAAATGTGGACCACATTATCTGTGCTCAAATTGGTTAAAGGAAAAGGAGAGGTGCTTCAATTAATAAACCAATGCTGAATGACCAAAAGTACCATTGAAATAGATTTTGCTAAATATATCACATTTGAGTTTGTATGTCTAAGAGTCCACATTAAACATGGGTCTGAGAGCTTACCTGGGGAAGCACTGAAAGTCCACCGACAGTCGTAAAATCTTCCCAAAATTTCCAGATTGTCAAGTTGAGCATACCATAgtaattcaaaaaatttaaaatgagtccAGCAGCCACAACAACTGAAGTGGCCACATATTGAGGTAGAGGCATAGCTTCTCCAATTGCAAGCTGAGAAATCACCACAAATGTTGATATCACTCCTAGTGTTTGCACCACAACTGCCTCTGTTTCCCTTTTCTTGGCAAAGTAAGAAAGCAATGAAAGGTTTCCAAGCAAAGCAGTGAACATTCCCTGCATTTATCAACACCCCATTAGGTTCCTCAAAATGACATCTTTGTTTGGCTCATAATCAATGCTCAGAAGAGGCTAAAAGGATCTTTAAATAAATGTCACTTCTGGTACACTCTCGAGTCTCGACTATTAGGTAATTTATAAGAATCAAAATCACATT
This is a stretch of genomic DNA from Gossypium arboreum isolate Shixiya-1 chromosome 11, ASM2569848v2, whole genome shotgun sequence. It encodes these proteins:
- the LOC108472848 gene encoding maltose excess protein 1, chloroplastic-like; this encodes MADSLFLPLAAKSSNAHSSLFFRNCPSPSRLLPPKSSLLLHGGEKKISVLALSLYSRVSLPHRAALIRALDSDVPHPLHKGSVNFKNRKSYVEWDSLTAKFTGAANLPFLLLQLPQIILNTRNLMAGNKTALLAVPWLGMFTALLGNLSLLSYFAKKRETEAVVVQTLGVISTFVVISQLAIGEAMPLPQYVATSVVVAAGLILNFLNYYGMLNLTIWKFWEDFTTVGGLSVLPQIMWSTFVPNIPNSILPGSIAFVVAVASITLSHSGKLSEKGPKFIGAISGWTATLLFMWMPVSQMWTNFLNPDNIKGLSAISMLLAMLGNGLLIPRALFIRDLMWFTGSLWATLFYGYGNIVCMYLLETISREFFLAATVGLIAWIGMALWRDAAVYGYNSPLRSLKELVFGS